The following are encoded together in the Deltaproteobacteria bacterium genome:
- a CDS encoding outer membrane protein transport protein, translated as MAAVLTLLVCPSTSAGGLWLYENGTADLGTAGAGRAAAVRDASIAAGNPAGMTRLQGSRLTLGIQALFPQMKFDVDDSSYGGRSGANAGCFTPAASFYYVHSLTSDLKLGLAAGSYFVLGLDYGDNWAGRYYFQKGKFLTFGVNPVAAYRINKYLSVGGGVSMVLSNYEARAAIRNLEPDSSDGKLKFNDYAVGYGGNVGILITPTRTSRFGITYRSKVELEYKDKAKLKGVGPLLKAALDLTGLSGSKVKLDMELPAAVMASFYHEFTERLAVMGNVGWQNWSDFGNIDVSIKSSTSRSATNDLGYDDTWHFALGIEYRIAEPWLFSIGAAYDTSPASSAKKRSPALPLDEQIRVGTGVQYQISQDVILGAAYEYLDLHDGNMDLSGGNLRGDLKGNFKTNHINFLAVNLTWKSQIERQLQNKPH; from the coding sequence ATAGCCGCAGGCAATCCAGCCGGCATGACCCGCTTGCAGGGCTCACGTCTCACCCTTGGTATTCAGGCGCTTTTCCCCCAGATGAAGTTTGATGTGGACGACAGTTCTTATGGAGGCCGCAGCGGCGCCAATGCTGGCTGCTTTACTCCAGCAGCCTCCTTTTATTATGTCCACAGTCTGACCTCTGACTTGAAACTCGGCCTTGCTGCCGGTTCCTATTTTGTTCTTGGACTCGATTACGGCGACAACTGGGCGGGGCGCTACTATTTTCAAAAGGGAAAGTTTCTTACATTCGGCGTCAATCCGGTGGCGGCTTACCGGATCAACAAATATCTATCGGTGGGCGGGGGAGTGAGTATGGTGCTGTCCAACTATGAAGCCAGGGCAGCCATCCGCAATTTAGAGCCCGACAGTTCAGACGGCAAGCTCAAATTCAATGACTACGCTGTGGGTTATGGAGGCAACGTCGGTATATTGATCACTCCTACCAGGACCAGCCGTTTTGGCATCACCTATCGATCCAAGGTTGAGCTGGAGTACAAGGACAAAGCAAAGCTGAAGGGTGTTGGGCCTTTGTTGAAGGCAGCGCTCGACCTTACGGGTTTGTCCGGCTCTAAAGTAAAGCTTGATATGGAACTGCCTGCTGCAGTCATGGCAAGCTTCTATCACGAGTTTACCGAGCGGCTGGCAGTAATGGGCAATGTGGGCTGGCAGAACTGGAGTGATTTTGGCAACATCGATGTGTCCATCAAAAGCAGCACCTCGAGGAGCGCTACCAATGATCTGGGGTATGACGACACCTGGCATTTTGCTCTGGGAATAGAGTATCGCATTGCTGAACCCTGGTTGTTTTCCATCGGGGCCGCCTATGACACCTCTCCCGCGAGCAGTGCCAAGAAACGCTCACCGGCCCTGCCGCTGGATGAGCAAATCCGGGTGGGAACAGGCGTGCAATATCAAATAAGCCAGGATGTCATCCTGGGTGCGGCCTACGAATATCTGGATCTGCACGATGGCAATATGGATCTGAGCGGCGGCAACTTGCGCGGTGACTTGAAAGGCAACTTCAAAACAAACCACATTAATTTCCTTGCCGTCAACCTGACCTGGAAGTCCCAAATCGAAAGGCAACTTCAAAACAAACCACATTAA